The following proteins are encoded in a genomic region of Sorangiineae bacterium MSr12523:
- a CDS encoding barstar family protein translates to MKLDLKVSGVVHVPDLDLDAVRAAAKVHGAIVYALPDTGITDRESFFGWFRANVPQDPPLVSARSWDAFRDSIRSGLLDEKPRRFVIVWPNSAAMGPAEERQNALDVLAQIVSDLADTRATRGRTKHVSVLVG, encoded by the coding sequence GTGAAACTCGATCTCAAGGTGAGCGGGGTCGTGCACGTGCCGGACTTGGACCTGGACGCGGTGCGCGCAGCCGCCAAGGTGCACGGTGCCATCGTCTACGCGTTGCCGGATACGGGCATCACCGATCGGGAATCGTTCTTCGGGTGGTTTCGCGCGAACGTGCCGCAGGATCCGCCGCTGGTGAGCGCGCGGAGTTGGGACGCCTTCCGCGACTCCATCCGCAGCGGTCTGCTCGACGAAAAACCGCGCCGCTTCGTCATCGTGTGGCCCAACTCCGCCGCGATGGGCCCTGCGGAGGAGCGCCAGAACGCGCTCGACGTCCTCGCCCAAATCGTGAGCGATCTGGCCGACACGCGCGCAACCCGCGGCCGCACGAAGCACGTTAGCGTTCTCGTCGGGTAA
- a CDS encoding DUF6268 family outer membrane beta-barrel protein: MADSLASVSYEHYPNVDSPRDSGSTIGLEVFRFRAGLPIPLTESKKTILLPGLSYELLGFHGEGANKPNIGTLHAPSASLGLLQVFGDRFIGMAMVGAGFASDFRDPVSADDLLFTVTGMFLYKFDKNFTLGAGVTYDRRSGNLLPLPAIGVNWQINNEFRIRGFIPARLDVEYRALPWLTVGLRGTFEGNRFHLSEKQYGASDLQLAYSIITVGPKVTFRLADMMHLDVYSSVAVMRRYEALRDGDSLGSAYLHPTVLSGIRLWFGPSGWRTDQDPAPIPPKEGESK; the protein is encoded by the coding sequence ATGGCCGACTCGCTCGCGTCCGTCAGCTACGAGCACTACCCGAACGTGGACTCGCCCAGGGACTCGGGCTCGACGATCGGTCTCGAGGTCTTTCGCTTTCGAGCCGGACTTCCCATCCCGCTCACCGAATCGAAAAAAACGATTCTCCTTCCCGGCCTTTCGTACGAACTGCTCGGTTTTCACGGGGAAGGGGCCAACAAGCCGAACATCGGCACCTTGCATGCACCTTCCGCCTCGCTCGGACTCCTGCAGGTCTTCGGCGATCGGTTCATCGGCATGGCCATGGTGGGCGCCGGCTTTGCCTCGGACTTTCGCGACCCCGTTTCGGCCGACGATCTTCTCTTCACCGTCACCGGGATGTTTCTCTACAAGTTCGACAAGAATTTTACCCTCGGCGCGGGCGTCACCTACGACCGCCGCTCCGGCAATTTGCTGCCGCTGCCCGCCATCGGCGTCAATTGGCAGATCAACAACGAGTTTCGCATCCGCGGCTTCATCCCGGCGAGGCTCGACGTGGAGTACCGCGCGCTGCCATGGCTCACGGTGGGCTTGCGCGGCACCTTCGAAGGCAATCGCTTCCATCTCAGTGAGAAGCAGTATGGCGCCTCGGATCTCCAGCTCGCGTACTCGATCATCACCGTCGGGCCCAAGGTCACCTTCCGCCTCGCGGACATGATGCATCTCGATGTGTACTCGTCCGTTGCCGTCATGCGCCGCTACGAAGCTTTGCGGGATGGCGACTCGCTGGGCAGCGCCTACCTGCATCCCACGGTGCTCAGCGGGATTCGGCTTTGGTTCGGTCCCTCGGGTTGGCGCACCGACCAAGACCCCGCGCCCATCCCCCCCAAGGAGGGAGAATCGAAGTAA
- a CDS encoding TetR/AcrR family transcriptional regulator: MTKKAKAAALRGAPVVEAIFQATLEEVVRVGYAGLGIEEVATRAGVNKTTVYRRWPTKDALVAAALASLPAQFGPLPNAGSFRADVIEWLSGMARFVDTVGGKAMLRVALLDDRERTPVFPSVRAAWMAYEETRGIDAIVNRAIARGDIPRTFDWVTFREAVRGTLMFRSLAKREAPARDDIVRLVDALLTGLLPPEKRAGSARPRRRTANR; encoded by the coding sequence ATGACGAAGAAGGCGAAGGCCGCTGCCCTGCGCGGCGCCCCGGTGGTGGAGGCTATCTTTCAGGCGACCCTCGAGGAAGTCGTGCGCGTGGGGTACGCGGGGCTCGGCATCGAAGAGGTGGCCACGCGCGCGGGCGTGAACAAGACCACCGTGTACCGGCGCTGGCCCACCAAAGACGCCTTGGTGGCCGCAGCGCTCGCATCGCTGCCCGCGCAGTTTGGCCCCCTGCCCAACGCGGGCTCGTTCCGGGCCGATGTCATCGAGTGGCTCAGTGGGATGGCCCGCTTCGTCGACACCGTGGGCGGCAAGGCGATGCTGCGGGTCGCGCTGCTCGACGATCGCGAGAGGACCCCCGTGTTCCCGAGCGTGCGCGCCGCATGGATGGCCTACGAAGAGACCCGCGGCATCGACGCCATCGTGAACCGCGCCATCGCTCGGGGCGACATCCCGAGGACCTTCGATTGGGTGACCTTCCGCGAAGCCGTGCGGGGCACCCTCATGTTCAGGAGCCTCGCCAAACGGGAAGCGCCGGCGCGCGATGACATCGTGCGGCTCGTGGACGCCCTGCTTACGGGCCTCCTTCCGCCAGAGAAACGCGCCGGTAGCGCGAGGCCACGCCGTCGAACCGCGAATCGGTAG
- a CDS encoding PadR family transcriptional regulator codes for MYELIVLSLLMRQPTTGYLMAQIINDIIGPFAKASNGRIYPLLAALEKDKHITEQRVPAAQRSGRQATTYAITDRGSLRFRELMLDTKSSPREYRELFSYKVTAFDLLAPEERTMLVEHYAEFCKAHIAHIAREGEELARNAEQYAIDAPQRVLFASTFGHLESLWQNELAWCDRLRDELRALEASGGRKSMRRRGTRASE; via the coding sequence ATGTACGAGCTGATCGTCCTCTCCCTTTTGATGCGCCAGCCCACCACGGGCTACCTCATGGCGCAGATCATCAACGACATCATCGGGCCCTTTGCAAAGGCCAGCAACGGGCGCATTTACCCGCTCTTGGCCGCCCTCGAGAAGGACAAGCACATCACCGAGCAGCGCGTGCCGGCCGCGCAGCGCAGCGGGCGACAAGCCACGACGTATGCCATCACCGATCGGGGCTCGCTGCGCTTTCGCGAGTTGATGCTCGATACGAAGTCGAGCCCGCGCGAATACCGGGAGCTCTTTTCTTACAAGGTCACGGCCTTCGATCTGCTCGCGCCGGAGGAGCGGACGATGCTCGTGGAGCATTACGCGGAGTTCTGCAAAGCGCACATTGCGCATATCGCGCGGGAGGGAGAGGAGCTCGCGCGCAACGCCGAGCAGTACGCCATCGATGCGCCGCAGAGGGTGCTCTTTGCCTCCACGTTCGGGCACCTGGAAAGTCTCTGGCAAAACGAGCTCGCATGGTGCGATCGGCTGCGTGACGAGCTGCGGGCGCTGGAGGCTTCCGGCGGGCGAAAATCCATGCGAAGACGGGGAACGAGAGCTTCCGAATGA